The Picrophilus oshimae DSM 9789 genome includes a window with the following:
- a CDS encoding GAF domain-containing protein: MAILEENLYLKIRDYLNDLCSYLRSENEKYNWVGVYVVNNGNLSLISYSGKRTEHEIINLGSGLCSLAVTKRMIINEGDVKSNNDYLACFPETNSELVVPIEYDNKIIGEIDIDSDKKSAFNEDDERYISDICNYIARLVSYVSK; encoded by the coding sequence ATGGCCATACTTGAAGAGAATTTATACTTAAAGATAAGGGATTATTTAAACGATCTGTGCAGTTATTTAAGATCAGAGAATGAAAAGTACAACTGGGTTGGAGTTTACGTTGTTAATAATGGAAACCTTTCATTGATTTCATACTCCGGGAAAAGAACAGAGCATGAGATCATAAATCTTGGATCAGGTCTTTGCAGCCTTGCAGTTACAAAAAGAATGATAATAAACGAGGGCGATGTTAAATCAAACAACGATTATCTTGCATGCTTCCCGGAAACAAACTCCGAGCTTGTTGTGCCAATAGAATACGATAATAAGATCATAGGAGAAATAGATATAGACTCTGATAAAAAATCTGCATTTAATGAAGATGATGAGAGATACATATCAGATATATGCAATTACATAGCAAGGCTTGTTTCATACGTATCAAAATAA
- a CDS encoding metal-dependent transcriptional regulator, which translates to MEITKKERDCIVKIKELSGSFPPRLSDLAVGLNIKPPTAIELLERLERKGLIKKEHGMIILTDNGNNEYSKIMLAHRTYETLLSMSGVSTEDACLQAEKIDYLMEPESMRHVLKSLGSPEKCPHGKPIPKE; encoded by the coding sequence ATGGAGATAACAAAGAAGGAAAGGGACTGTATTGTAAAGATAAAGGAGCTTTCCGGAAGTTTTCCACCAAGATTATCGGATCTGGCGGTTGGGCTTAACATAAAACCACCAACGGCAATAGAGCTCCTTGAAAGATTGGAGCGCAAGGGTCTTATAAAGAAGGAGCATGGTATGATAATTCTTACCGATAACGGTAATAATGAATATTCAAAGATCATGCTGGCCCACAGAACCTATGAAACATTGTTATCGATGAGCGGTGTTTCAACAGAGGATGCTTGCCTGCAGGCGGAAAAAATAGATTATCTGATGGAGCCGGAATCCATGAGGCACGTTCTCAAAAGCCTGGGCAGCCCTGAAAAGTGCCCGCATGGAAAGCCGATACCCAAAGAATAA